From bacterium:
AGGTCTTGGTCACCTCCGCCGCCACCTGGTCGAGGGCGGCGAAGACGTAGTTGGCGGTGAGCATGATCGCCTCGGGCGTCGATTCAGGGTGCCCGCGCCACGCTCGCAGGATCTCGTCCCAGGCGACGCGCGCCGCGATGCGATAGGCGGCGAGGATCGGCTCGACCGACTGGCTGCTGCGCGCCTGGAGGATGCCGAGCTGGGCCACGCGACGGAGCTCTTCGTTGGTGGCGGGGCGAGCGTCGCGCGCGGTGGCCAGGAAGAGGTCCAGGCCGGCCTCACACGCCCGCGCGATGGCCGAGCGCTGTGGCGGGACGCCGGTCGAGTCGTCCCAGCGCACCAGGCTGACCACCGCCCGCGCCATATGGCGGGCCATGCCCGCCCGGCGGTGCTCCAGCTCGGCCATCAACGATGCCGGCAGGGTCGGGGCGGGCTTGGACCTGGCGGCCACCTTCACCATGCCGCTGACTATACCCAGCCGCCCCCGTTTAGGACTCCGGGTCTAAAGTCCGCCGTCCAGGCCTCCGGGCGGGTGGTTAGAGGGAACGGCCTGCGGGTTCAGCCATACCGCTTGATGAAGGCGAGCATGCGGCGCCAGGCGTCGTTGCACGCGTCCGTCCACTGCGCGAAGCTGCGATCGAAGAAGCTGTGCGGCGCGCCCGGGTAGATGCGCATCTCGTGTGGCACCTTGGCTTCTGTGAGCCGCCGGTCGAAGACGTGGAAGGCCTCCTGGGGCGTGGAGTCCGCGCCCGCGACCAACAGCAGCAAAGGGCTTTGCAGCTTGGAGATGAACGCCTCGGTCCGTTCCGGCCGGCCGTAGAAGCCGATGCAGCCGTTGAGTCCGTGGCCGCCCGCCGACTGGTTCCACGAATTGGAGCCTCCCCAGCAGAAGCCGACGGTGAACACCGACCTCACGGCGCCGCCGTCCTTCGACCTGAGGTGGGCGACCGCCGCCGCGACATCGGCGCGAACGTCCTCCTGGGTCGTCTTCTCGACATGGGGCATGTACTCGAACCCCGCGCCGCGATCACCGATGCCGGCGGTGCGGCCGAAGTAATCGATCGCGACTGCGTCGCTGCCGGCCTCGGCAAACCGCTGTGCCAGCTCCTTGTAAAAGGGGTGAAGGCCACGGACGTCGGGCAGCACGACGATGCCGGCTCCCGCCGGCTTGGCGGCGCGGGCGAAGTGCGCGGCGAAGCGGTTGTTGTCGGCGGCGGTGAGGACGAAATCACCCTGGTCGGCGGCCGCGCCGCCGATCGGAGGCAGGGGCGGACGAGCGCCGTCTGAGTAGCACATGAGCTGATTCTCCACTAGATTTGATGCGCCGATGAAGATCGAAAGCACCGCGTTCACCCAGGCCGACCTTCAGGGCTTCCTGAACGGGCTGCTCGATCACGAGCGCATGGTCCTCGCCGGCCGGCTGGAGCGGGCCTCGGCCCGCCTGGCGCGGCTCGGGCCGCGGATCAGGACCGGTCCTGGTGAGGGCGGCGGGGACGCTTCCGGCGACGGCTGGAGCGATCACGAGGTCCTGGCCCACATCGCCGTGCTTTCCAAGTTCTACGGCGTTCTCGTCCATAGGATCGCCAGCGGCCAGCTGACGGAGATCAACCTGCTCGCCAACACCAACCTGCGTGACGTGGCAGGCGAGCAGATGGCGCGGATCGAAACACATGAGCTCCTCCGCATGGCGCTCGCGGACCACGCCCGCACGGTGAAGCTCCTGCGCACTGTCGAGGCGACCGCCCTGAAGCGCGAAGTGAGAACCGAAACCGGCGGCGCCGTCAGCGCGGACTATCTCGCGCGCTTCCCTTTGATCAACCACCTCGAGGAGCACGTCGAGCAGCTGGAGCGGTCACTGGGTTAACGCATACCTCAGGCGCTGACGGCCTGATCGAAGCCGAGGCGCCGAAGCTCCGCCCTGATGGTCGCCGCCGCCTCGTCCATCATCGCCGCCTCGGGATTGGGGTCCTGGTTGCCGAAATCGAGGTCGTGTAGGCCGCGGATGGGCACGACGTGGAAGTGGCAGTGAGCCACCTCGAGACCGGCCAGCATCAGCCCGATTCGTACGGGCTTGAACCCCGCCATCTGCGCCTTGCCAATCGCCTGCGCGGTCTGGGTCAGATGCGCCAGCAGGCTCGGATCCAGGTCCAGCCAGTGGTCGACCTCGAGGCGCGGGACGACAAGTGCGTGACCTGGCCGAAGGGGCCGGTTGGACAGGAATCCGACGCAGACGTCGTCTTGCCACACGAATCGAGCCGGCAGCTGGCCGTCGATGATCCGGCTGAAGATGCTCGCCACCGCGCCAAGCCTAAGCCGCTAGCCTTGGACCCGTGACGCCCCCTGCCGTCGAGCTCGCCGCCGTCTCCAAGCGATACGGCCAGGTGCAAGCACTCCAGGACGTCAGCCTGACCATCGAGCCGGGTGAGGTGATCGCCATGCTCGGCCCCAACGGGGCGGGCAAGACCACCTCGATCGGCCTCATGCTCGGCATGCGCAAGCCGACTGCGGGCAGGGCGCGGCTGTTCGGATTGGATCCCAGAGACCTCAAGGCGCGGAGCCGGATCGGGGTCATGCTCCAGGAATCAGGCGTCCCCGGCATGCTGCGGGTCCACGAGATCGTCGACCTGTTCGGCTCGTACTACCCGTCGCCCCTGCCCGCGTCGCAGGCGATCGCCATGGCCGGCCTCGAGGAGAAGTCCAAGAGCCTGGTCAAGGACCTGTCAGGTGGACAGCGTCAGCGCCTGTACCTCGCGCTGGCGGTCTGCGGCAACCCGGACGTGCTGTTCCTGGACGAACCCACGGTCGGCATGGACGTCGAGGGCCGGCGGCGCTTCCTCGAAGAGATCGGCCAGTTCTCCGGCCAAGGGCGCACGGTCGTGCTGACCACCCACTATCTCGAGGAGGCCGACCAGCTGGCGCGCAGGGTCGTCGTCATCGACCGCGGCCGGGTCATCGCCGACTCGACGCCGGCCGAGATCAAAGCCAGGGTCGCCGGCAAGCGCGTGAGCTTCACCACCACGCGCACGCTCACCGACGGCGACCTCGAAGGCCTGCCGCTGAACGCCAAACAGGTCGACAGCATGAGCGCCCGCCTCCTGACCAACGAGCCGGAGAGGGTGCTGCGCAGCCTGTTCGAAAGGGGGATCGAGCCTCACAACCTCGAGGTCACGGGGGCGGACCTCGAGGAGGCGTTCGTGGCGATGACCAGCCACCAGGCTTCGAGATGAGCGAGGCGACGGTGCCCGCGTCCACCGCGCCGATCATGCCGATGCTGCTGAAGCAGTCCTGGGCTGAGTTCATGAAGCTGATCCGAGTCCCAGCCTTCAGCGCCACCAGCATCGTCCTGCCGACGATGTTTTACGCGTTCATCGGACTCGGGCAGGCCAAGGAGCCGCTGACGGCTGGATCGCACGTCACCTTCGGCGAGTACTTCGTCGCCTCGATGGCGCTCTACGGCGTCGCCAACGTCATGGTGCTCGGGTTCGGCATCTCGGTCGCCAACGAGCGCGGCCAGAAGCAGGACCTGCTCATGCAGGCGACGCCGCTGCCCGCGATGGTGTTCTTCACCGCCAAGACGCTCGCCGCGCTGGTGGTGGCCTTCATGTCGCTGACCGTGCTCTGCCTCTTCGCGTATCTCACCGGAGGCGCCAACCTCGACGCCTCCCAGTGGCTCACGTTGGCCTGGCGAGCCATGCTCTGTTCGATTCCGTTCGTCGGCCTCGGGTTCGCCCTCGGCTACTTCGCCGGTCCCAACTCAGCGCCCGCGGTGACCAACCTTATCTACCTGCCCACGGCCTTCGCCTCCGGCCTGTTCTTTCCGCTCCGCCTGCTGCCGGGATTCCTCCAGCACCTCGCGCCTTACCTGCCGCTTTATCGCGGGGCGCAGCTGGTGTGGGACGCGGTGGGGGCGCCGGCGGAGGGCGGGTCGCTGACTTCGGACTGGATCTACATGGCGGCTTATACGGCGGCCTTCTTCCTTCTCGCGCTCCGCGCTTACCGGCGGGACCAGGGCAGGAAATTCAACTGACCGCAGGCCAGAACCCCGCCGGCATCTCGGCGCCAAAAGCCTCCTGGTAGCGACGCGAGAACTCGGCGGGCGTGTAGACGTGCTCGATCGTGCCCACGTGCTCGACCACATATGTCGATGCCAGCGAGGCGACGCGACCCGCCGCCTCCAGGTCGAGGCCGCGCAGTAGGCCCGCGACCAGTCCGGCCCGGTAGGCGTCACCGGCGCCGGTCGGGTCGGCCTCCAGCACCGCCGGCGCGGGCGGGATGTCGACCGTTTGATCACGGGTGGCGATGCGCGAACCGTGGCGTCCGAGCGTGGTGACCACGATCTCGGCCAGCTCGAGCAGCCCGGCCACGTCCCGGTTCGTGCGCTGCTGGATGAGCTCCAGCTCGTAGTCGTTGCCGATCACGATCCATGCCCCCCGCGTGCTGTCCGTGACGTCGTCGGGGGACATCATCGGCAGCTGATGCGCGGGGTCGAAGACGAAGCGCAGCTTCCTCTCGCGACATTCGTTGACGAGCCGCTTCATGGCGCTGGGGTCGTTGGGCCCGATGATCACCGCCTCCGCGCCCGCGGGCGCGTCGTCGAGGCCGAGCGTGGCCGCGCGCCACATCGCGCCTCCGTAGTAGCCGGTGAGCTGGTTGCCGTCCATGTCCGTGGTCGTGAAACCGGTCGCGCTCATCTCGCCCTCGAGCAGGCGCAGCCCGCTGCAATCGACGCCGCGGGCCACGAGCCAATCGCGGTATTCGGTCGCGTCGGTCCCCGCGGTCGCGAGCACCGCCGCCGGGCAGCCGAGCAGCGCCAGGTTGTGCGCATAGTTGCCGGCCACCCCACCGCGCCGCTTTTGCAGGTCATCGACCAGGAAGCTCAGGTTGAGGATGTGGGCCTTGTCCGGGAGGATGTGGTCTTTGAACCGGCCTTTGAAGCTGAGGATGTAGTCGTAGGCGATCGATCCGGTGCAGACGACAGTCATCCGCCGGCAAGGCTACCCGAAGGCGGGGCCTCGAGGCTCGGCGGGCGCGTTCCCGCCCTCCCGACCACCCACCCCGTGGGGCCGGTGCGGGCCGGGTCGGGAGTGCGCCGCCGGCTCAGGCGGAGCGGCGCTTGACGGCGCGGCGACGCGGGCGCCGGGCCGCGGCCTCGCGGCGCGGAGCGAGCTCGCTCGCCTGCTCGAGGCGGGTCGCGGTCCGGGCGATCGTCTTCAACGAGCCGTTGAAGATTCGCAGGGTGCGCTTGGCGACGTCGCCCACGACATCCTGCCGGCGCGCCTGGAGCTTGACCAGGTGCAGACCCCGAATGGCCACCTTCTCGGGCAGCTTGCCGTTCAGCTCGACGCCCCACAGAGTCTGTCTCTCGGGGAGGATCGCGTTCAGCCGCGCATTGACGCGGCGGTTGACCGGGCCCGCGGTGGGCGCACCCTTACGCCCCAACCCCTTCCCCCGTTGGCGCGCCGATCCGATCGGGACCGAGGCCTCGGCGACCGTGGGGGCGGCGTCCTGTGCCGTGTCCGCGATTTGCTTGTTGTCCGTGCTCATCTGTATCGAGCCTCCTGGTGCTCCTTGGTTGACGCGTTGCAGCATAACGCAATGCGTCAAGCGGTGTCAACCGGTTGCAGGCGCTCGATCAGGGCCTGGGCGGGGGGGCCGAACACGTCATAGTGGGCGACCTTTCGCCGCTTCTCGGGCTGGATCCACTCCGGCCGCAAGCCCTGCCGCCGCCCCCACTCCTCGAGCAGAGGGCGCAGGCCGATGACGTGGAGGAACGGCCGCTCGCGCCTCAGGCCCCGGATCGTCGAGCCGTGGTAGTGGTCGAAGTTGCGATGGACGGCGATGCCCCCGGCCTCGGCGAACGCGATCGCGGCTCGGATCTGACGGCGCTCGAAATAGCGCTCGCGCAGCGGCGGGTCGCCGCTCACCCCTTGGAGGCCGCGGGTCGCGCGTCGGCGCAGATCGGCCGGTAGGCGCATAGCGAACACGGTCGCTGTGCGTGCTCGGGTCCGAGCCTGAAATCACCGGCGGCGATCCGATCCGCCGCCGCCGCGACTCGTGCCTGCACGCCGGCGTCGTCCGGCGTCACATCGATCGATCGCCCCCGGCGCATGTCGAACAGGAGCAGCCTGGGCTCGTCCGCGCCCTGGGCGCGCACCCCGGAGTCGGCGTGCGCGCCCGACGCGCGCCCGGCCAGCAAGCCTCGACCTGCCGCCAGGCCGTAGAGCCGCAGCTGAAGTGAGTAGGCCTCCAGCAGCGGGGCATCGAGAGTGGCGTTGGTCTTGTAGTCCACGAGCACGATTCGCCCGTCGAGCTCACAGATCCGGTCGACCAGGCCTCGGACGCGCGTCCCTCCCAGCTGCATGTTGAACCCGACCTCGACGCCGAGCGTCCTGGCCGTCGCCAGCGGATGAGTCAGGTAGCGGATGAGCATCTCGCGCCCGGTCTCCGGTCCTGAGTAGAGCTCGAGCAGGTCGCCGCCCCATGCGTGCCAGGCCGCGAGCGCCTGATGCACCGCGGCGCCAAGCTCGGTGGAACCGGCAGCCTGCGCGAATCGCGGCAGCAGATCGTCTGGCGGCGCCGGCACCCGCCAGACCTGGCTGAAGCGATACCGCACCGGGCAGACCTCGAAATCGTGCAGCTGCGAGAAGCTGAGCTCGACGCTCGGCCGCGGCGCGGCCGCGACCTCCGCCTCTTGTGGACGTATCCGTTCGAGTCGATCCAGGACCTCCTCCACCACCGCCGAACCGCCGGCCGCCTGGCCGTTAGGGAGGCGGCCCACCGGCAGCTCCAGCTGCTCCGCTTCGACCACGGCCGCGGATTCGGGGTGCGCCAGCGCCCAGCTGAGGATCTCGGCGAAGTGATCGTGATCGACGCCGTTGGCGCCGTTGCGCCCGGCGGCGCCGACCTCGTGCGCCGACGGCTCATCCCGCGTGGCGGTGACGTAGAGCGCGTCCCTGGAGCGGGTCAATCCGACATACACGATGCGCCGCCGCTCGCCCAGCGCGAGTGCCACGGCGGGCGCGCCCGGGGAGGTTTCGACGTACCGGGGATGCTTCTCTCCACGCCAGGTTTTCATCACGAACCCGAGGCCGTCCGGATCGAAGAACAGGCGCTCGGTGTCCCGCGGCCGCGGCGGTCGCAGGTTGACCAGGAAGACGGCTGGGAACTCCAGGCCCTTGGCCG
This genomic window contains:
- a CDS encoding dienelactone hydrolase family protein; the encoded protein is MCYSDGARPPLPPIGGAAADQGDFVLTAADNNRFAAHFARAAKPAGAGIVVLPDVRGLHPFYKELAQRFAEAGSDAVAIDYFGRTAGIGDRGAGFEYMPHVEKTTQEDVRADVAAAVAHLRSKDGGAVRSVFTVGFCWGGSNSWNQSAGGHGLNGCIGFYGRPERTEAFISKLQSPLLLLVAGADSTPQEAFHVFDRRLTEAKVPHEMRIYPGAPHSFFDRSFAQWTDACNDAWRRMLAFIKRYG
- a CDS encoding HIT family protein, with protein sequence MASIFSRIIDGQLPARFVWQDDVCVGFLSNRPLRPGHALVVPRLEVDHWLDLDPSLLAHLTQTAQAIGKAQMAGFKPVRIGLMLAGLEVAHCHFHVVPIRGLHDLDFGNQDPNPEAAMMDEAAATIRAELRRLGFDQAVSA
- a CDS encoding ABC transporter ATP-binding protein: MTPPAVELAAVSKRYGQVQALQDVSLTIEPGEVIAMLGPNGAGKTTSIGLMLGMRKPTAGRARLFGLDPRDLKARSRIGVMLQESGVPGMLRVHEIVDLFGSYYPSPLPASQAIAMAGLEEKSKSLVKDLSGGQRQRLYLALAVCGNPDVLFLDEPTVGMDVEGRRRFLEEIGQFSGQGRTVVLTTHYLEEADQLARRVVVIDRGRVIADSTPAEIKARVAGKRVSFTTTRTLTDGDLEGLPLNAKQVDSMSARLLTNEPERVLRSLFERGIEPHNLEVTGADLEEAFVAMTSHQASR
- a CDS encoding ABC transporter permease, translating into MSEATVPASTAPIMPMLLKQSWAEFMKLIRVPAFSATSIVLPTMFYAFIGLGQAKEPLTAGSHVTFGEYFVASMALYGVANVMVLGFGISVANERGQKQDLLMQATPLPAMVFFTAKTLAALVVAFMSLTVLCLFAYLTGGANLDASQWLTLAWRAMLCSIPFVGLGFALGYFAGPNSAPAVTNLIYLPTAFASGLFFPLRLLPGFLQHLAPYLPLYRGAQLVWDAVGAPAEGGSLTSDWIYMAAYTAAFFLLALRAYRRDQGRKFN
- a CDS encoding carbohydrate kinase family protein — encoded protein: MTVVCTGSIAYDYILSFKGRFKDHILPDKAHILNLSFLVDDLQKRRGGVAGNYAHNLALLGCPAAVLATAGTDATEYRDWLVARGVDCSGLRLLEGEMSATGFTTTDMDGNQLTGYYGGAMWRAATLGLDDAPAGAEAVIIGPNDPSAMKRLVNECRERKLRFVFDPAHQLPMMSPDDVTDSTRGAWIVIGNDYELELIQQRTNRDVAGLLELAEIVVTTLGRHGSRIATRDQTVDIPPAPAVLEADPTGAGDAYRAGLVAGLLRGLDLEAAGRVASLASTYVVEHVGTIEHVYTPAEFSRRYQEAFGAEMPAGFWPAVS